One region of Faecalibacter bovis genomic DNA includes:
- a CDS encoding acyl-CoA thioesterase — protein MARIKINLPAAYTFKTTIPVRITDLNYGNHLANDKVLSIIHEARVQFLNHFGWSELELAGVGIIMADVAIEYKNQAYYNDQLDIEITIGDFTRVSFDIFYKVTCKEKLIAKVKTGIVTFDYAQNKVVEVPEEVKLAFKNEIDTDKTI, from the coding sequence ATGGCTCGTATTAAAATAAATCTTCCAGCAGCATACACTTTCAAAACAACAATTCCTGTAAGAATTACTGATCTTAATTATGGAAATCATTTAGCTAATGATAAAGTACTTTCTATTATACATGAAGCTCGAGTACAGTTCTTAAATCATTTTGGTTGGAGTGAATTGGAATTAGCCGGGGTTGGAATTATCATGGCAGATGTTGCAATAGAATACAAAAATCAAGCGTATTATAATGATCAATTAGATATTGAAATTACAATTGGAGATTTTACGCGAGTTAGTTTTGATATTTTCTATAAAGTAACTTGTAAGGAAAAATTAATTGCTAAAGTAAAAACAGGTATCGTAACCTTTGATTATGCACAAAATAAAGTGGTTGAAGTACCTGAAGAAGTGAAATTAGCATTTAAAAATGAAATTGATACAGACAAAACAATTTAG
- a CDS encoding RsmB/NOP family class I SAM-dependent RNA methyltransferase yields the protein MKILPYKNLFIGITDTLNNIFFEGKYADKEVERTLKSNKQWGARDRAFIAETVYDLVRWKRLVEGAMARPLSPDSIWEFVGTWFALDPEEKLPMWEEFARINHKEILKRHHQSAKNQAVAESYPDWMFEVGKEELGDRWIEEAQAMNNPAPTVLRVNTLKTDRKELQRLLKQRQIKTKVLSKYQDALELEEKSNIFRTDEFQNGFFEVQDAGSQMIAPYLRVEPGMRVVDACAGAGGKTLHLASLMKNKGQIIAMDIHEWKLKELKRRASRNDVQNVQTRLIEAKTIKKMANTADRLLIDAPCSGFGVLRRNPDAKWKLDQAFLDRIRETQAMILNDYAKIIKVGGLMVYATCSILPSENQEQVEKFLANNDNYKLISDKTYYPSENGYDGFYMALIERIS from the coding sequence ATGAAGATTTTACCGTACAAAAATTTGTTCATCGGGATTACCGATACATTAAATAATATTTTCTTCGAGGGGAAATATGCAGATAAAGAAGTTGAACGTACCCTTAAATCAAATAAACAATGGGGCGCAAGAGATCGTGCATTCATTGCTGAGACGGTTTATGATTTAGTACGTTGGAAAAGATTAGTTGAAGGGGCAATGGCTAGACCATTATCGCCAGATTCTATTTGGGAGTTTGTTGGAACTTGGTTCGCTTTAGATCCAGAGGAAAAGTTACCAATGTGGGAAGAATTTGCTCGTATTAATCATAAAGAAATTTTAAAAAGACATCATCAATCTGCTAAAAATCAAGCAGTAGCTGAGTCTTATCCAGATTGGATGTTTGAAGTTGGTAAAGAGGAATTAGGTGATCGTTGGATTGAGGAAGCTCAGGCGATGAATAATCCTGCACCAACTGTTTTACGTGTTAATACTTTAAAAACAGATCGTAAAGAATTACAGAGATTATTAAAGCAACGTCAAATTAAGACGAAAGTTTTATCTAAATATCAGGATGCTTTAGAATTAGAAGAGAAATCGAATATTTTTAGAACTGATGAATTCCAAAACGGATTTTTCGAAGTTCAGGATGCCGGTTCTCAAATGATTGCTCCATATTTACGTGTAGAACCAGGAATGCGTGTTGTTGATGCGTGTGCTGGTGCTGGTGGAAAAACATTACACCTTGCTTCTTTAATGAAAAATAAAGGGCAAATTATTGCAATGGATATCCACGAGTGGAAATTAAAAGAATTAAAACGTCGTGCATCTCGTAATGATGTTCAAAACGTTCAAACTAGATTAATTGAAGCTAAAACAATTAAAAAGATGGCTAATACTGCTGATCGTTTATTAATTGATGCGCCTTGTTCTGGTTTTGGAGTTTTACGTCGTAATCCTGATGCGAAATGGAAATTAGATCAAGCCTTTTTAGATCGTATTAGAGAAACACAAGCGATGATTTTAAATGATTATGCAAAAATCATTAAAGTTGGTGGATTAATGGTATATGCAACATGTTCTATTTTACCTTCTGAAAATCAAGAGCAAGTAGAGAAATTCTTAGCAAATAATGATAATTATAAATTAATTAGCGATAAAACTTACTATCCATCAGAAAATGGATACGATGGTTTCTATATGGCTTTAATTGAGCGTATTTCTTAA
- a CDS encoding OmpA family protein yields MKKKTITNYMRYFSQFIILFLGFLQSSQAQTIFPYLEVKNNTDFVKISSDSIDSNYQFNHFLGDIQHTFYYKNISNETIDLRFVVPQHHSQNVYHLSSKYNNQESNLLSKPIVTVRQEIKSLKSKSGYDNQTKTQNLILNLNQVKAGEMITVSLKISKIIETNTLDYELEIPEIKTIRTEQFTSLGIDEKIASPKKASQTYNFTGSIPLNTVLINKKNPTIKKVTLTNWVTNSNSTAKENILYSYDAKQINSAVQHFTEDGCDYILGIVQPPKDPKIIYPREYIFVVDASGSMKGRPITEVKKMMISTLRQLKTDELFNIVLYGTNQENFAPTSVEASKENVEKAILYIEKEYGRGATKLNEAIDRIQTFKANSNHNRIITIISDGDLDINQNLHLSIKSHLKSAQFFILGIGNSIDYRAMNFLSLTTGAQPLVINNEYELGFKIAQFQKQILRPLLRNVQVQSKTINLSETYPKNFNGFLSTNPIHFVSKDCKKVYPKQLEITAKNGIDNYNRSFDIQRANSSNLTEAIKFYWAKQKIDFLLKDEDRCGEICKKDGRYRKEIEKIGMSFNLSTPYTVLIQNNDTSNFNQDYDSDGDGIADWYDECINEKGTLLTKGCPVDKLEGNSKDVYVQDFSNELIRTVEFDFDQTIIRTVDYPILDRIVKIMKSNPHLKFYVEGHTDAMGSSEYNKNLSLNRSKAVVEYFTNKGLDKNRFTIIGKGDTELKHTMCRPAENCEAWKNLQNRRVEFKIKKD; encoded by the coding sequence ATGAAAAAGAAAACTATAACTAACTATATGCGGTATTTTAGCCAATTTATAATTCTATTTTTAGGATTTTTACAATCAAGTCAAGCACAAACTATTTTTCCATATTTAGAAGTAAAAAATAATACTGATTTTGTTAAAATAAGTTCAGATTCTATTGATTCGAACTATCAATTCAACCACTTTTTAGGAGATATACAACATACTTTTTATTACAAAAATATATCCAATGAAACGATTGATTTACGATTTGTAGTTCCACAACATCATTCACAAAATGTATATCATTTATCTTCCAAGTATAATAATCAAGAGTCGAATTTATTATCTAAGCCGATTGTAACGGTTAGACAAGAAATTAAAAGTTTAAAATCTAAAAGTGGATACGATAATCAGACTAAAACTCAGAATTTAATTTTAAATCTAAATCAAGTTAAAGCTGGTGAAATGATTACAGTTTCTCTCAAAATTTCTAAAATAATTGAGACCAATACATTAGATTATGAATTAGAAATACCGGAAATAAAAACTATTCGTACCGAACAATTTACATCGTTAGGAATTGACGAAAAAATTGCTTCTCCAAAAAAAGCGAGTCAGACTTACAATTTCACTGGAAGTATTCCATTAAACACTGTATTGATCAACAAGAAAAATCCAACGATAAAAAAAGTTACACTTACCAATTGGGTTACAAATTCAAATTCTACTGCAAAAGAAAACATTTTATATAGTTATGATGCGAAACAAATCAATTCGGCTGTACAACATTTTACAGAAGATGGTTGTGATTATATTTTAGGAATAGTTCAACCACCGAAAGATCCAAAAATTATATATCCACGAGAGTATATTTTTGTTGTTGATGCTTCAGGATCGATGAAAGGACGACCAATAACTGAAGTTAAGAAAATGATGATTTCTACCCTTCGACAGTTAAAAACAGACGAATTATTCAACATCGTGTTATATGGTACGAATCAAGAAAATTTTGCACCAACATCAGTCGAAGCATCAAAAGAAAATGTAGAAAAAGCAATTTTGTACATTGAAAAAGAATATGGTCGCGGCGCAACAAAATTAAATGAAGCCATTGACAGGATACAAACCTTTAAAGCAAATTCAAACCATAATAGGATTATCACAATTATCTCAGATGGAGATTTAGATATTAATCAAAATTTACATCTTTCGATTAAATCACATTTAAAATCTGCACAATTTTTTATTTTAGGAATTGGTAATTCTATTGATTATCGTGCGATGAATTTTCTTTCGCTTACAACTGGTGCACAACCATTAGTTATCAACAACGAATACGAATTAGGTTTTAAGATAGCTCAATTTCAAAAGCAAATCCTTAGACCGTTATTAAGAAATGTTCAAGTTCAATCCAAAACAATTAATTTATCAGAAACTTATCCAAAAAACTTTAATGGTTTTTTATCTACAAATCCAATTCACTTTGTTTCGAAAGATTGTAAAAAAGTTTATCCAAAACAGCTAGAAATAACTGCTAAAAACGGGATTGATAATTACAATCGTAGCTTTGATATACAACGTGCGAATTCGTCAAATTTAACTGAAGCCATAAAATTTTATTGGGCAAAACAAAAGATTGATTTTTTATTAAAAGACGAAGATAGATGTGGCGAAATTTGCAAAAAAGATGGCCGTTACAGAAAAGAAATAGAAAAAATCGGAATGTCTTTTAATCTGTCAACTCCTTATACGGTTCTGATTCAAAACAATGACACCTCAAATTTTAATCAAGATTATGATTCTGATGGTGATGGAATTGCAGATTGGTACGACGAATGCATCAACGAAAAAGGTACTTTATTAACAAAAGGTTGCCCGGTTGATAAATTAGAAGGAAATTCGAAAGATGTGTATGTACAAGATTTCTCGAACGAATTAATTCGAACTGTTGAATTTGATTTTGACCAAACGATTATTCGAACTGTTGATTACCCAATTTTAGACCGAATTGTAAAAATAATGAAATCAAATCCTCATCTAAAATTCTACGTAGAAGGACATACAGATGCCATGGGTAGCAGTGAATACAACAAAAATTTATCTTTGAATAGATCTAAAGCTGTGGTGGAATATTTTACAAATAAAGGATTAGACAAAAATCGTTTTACTATTATTGGTAAAGGTGATACTGAATTAAAACATACGATGTGTAGACCAGCTGAAAATTGCGAAGCTTGGAAAAACTTACAAAATCGTAGAGTTGAATTTAAAATAAAAAAGGATTGA
- a CDS encoding cupin-like domain-containing protein → MGFNFTEVERVEIISAKDFQKYYVKPQKPVVVERITEDWPAYEKWNFEYIKQVAGDKIVPLYNNDPVDYSKKVNEPVAKMKMSEYVDLLHEGPTDLRIFLYNLMSQVPELQKDYKMPDLGLNLFKSMPMLFFGGEGSNVFMHYDIDLANILHFHFAGEKKCVIVPPKDSKYMYKIPYSVICREDIDFDNPDFDKWPALKNINPMVADLKHGEMLYMPEGWWHYMKYITPGFSVSLRSLAHKPKNFSEAVYNIFIMRNIDNLMRKLKGQAWIDEKNEKAIRITNKLITK, encoded by the coding sequence ATGGGATTTAATTTCACTGAAGTTGAAAGAGTTGAAATAATTTCTGCAAAAGATTTTCAGAAATATTATGTAAAACCTCAAAAACCAGTAGTTGTTGAACGAATTACTGAAGATTGGCCAGCATATGAAAAATGGAATTTTGAATATATTAAACAAGTAGCTGGCGATAAAATTGTACCGTTATACAATAATGATCCAGTAGATTATTCAAAAAAAGTAAATGAACCAGTTGCTAAAATGAAAATGTCTGAATATGTTGATCTTTTGCATGAAGGACCAACAGATTTGCGTATTTTCTTGTATAATTTAATGAGTCAAGTCCCAGAGTTGCAAAAAGATTACAAAATGCCAGATTTGGGTTTAAATTTATTCAAATCAATGCCAATGTTATTTTTTGGTGGAGAAGGTTCTAATGTTTTTATGCATTATGACATTGACTTGGCGAACATTTTACATTTTCATTTTGCAGGCGAGAAAAAATGTGTAATTGTACCGCCAAAGGATTCAAAATATATGTATAAAATTCCATATTCAGTAATATGTCGTGAAGATATAGATTTTGATAATCCGGATTTTGACAAGTGGCCAGCGTTAAAAAATATTAACCCAATGGTGGCAGATTTAAAACATGGCGAAATGCTATACATGCCAGAAGGTTGGTGGCATTATATGAAATATATTACACCAGGTTTTTCGGTAAGTTTACGTTCTTTAGCACATAAACCTAAAAATTTTTCTGAAGCAGTGTATAATATTTTTATCATGAGAAATATTGATAATTTAATGAGAAAGTTAAAAGGTCAAGCTTGGATTGATGAAAAAAATGAAAAAGCGATTCGAATTACAAATAAATTAATTACTAAATAA
- a CDS encoding Na+/H+ antiporter NhaC family protein has protein sequence MTTKKGNFWALLPLIAFILIYFTSSIILNDFYAVSAIVVFMVSLIIAMIQFPKVSFNSKIEAFCKGAGEETIILMILIFLLAGAFGSLGSTTGAVTSTVNLFVSFLPPSFIVVGFFLIACFISISMGTSVGTIVTLAPIAVEMEKMLPGSMAMLLGAIVGGAMFGDNLSFISDTTIAATRTQEVDMKSKFKANFKIILPAAIISIILYYFLSQRFETANVNNNLLEYDLILLLPYLLVFGLAIGGINVIWSLIIGILSFVAIGIFYKSIPFLDLISSINSGFTGMFELSILCLIIGGVVGIIRFNGGLEFIIDKLTKNIKSKKQAELSIAGLVALADAALANNTIAILIVGRVAKEISNKHDLEPKRVASILDTVSCFVQGIIPYGAQILAAVAVTKIAQENTYMVSPVDVISNLYYPFLTGICILLFILFINNKQSKLI, from the coding sequence ATGACAACTAAAAAAGGAAATTTTTGGGCTTTATTGCCTTTGATCGCATTTATTTTAATTTATTTCACCTCATCTATAATTCTAAACGATTTTTACGCCGTATCTGCTATTGTCGTTTTCATGGTATCTTTAATCATCGCAATGATTCAATTCCCAAAAGTTAGCTTTAATAGTAAAATAGAAGCATTTTGCAAAGGAGCGGGAGAAGAGACTATTATATTAATGATTTTAATATTTTTATTAGCTGGAGCTTTCGGAAGTTTAGGATCAACAACAGGTGCTGTAACATCTACTGTGAATTTATTTGTTTCTTTTTTACCTCCAAGTTTTATTGTAGTAGGATTTTTCTTAATCGCCTGTTTTATCTCAATTTCGATGGGTACATCAGTCGGGACAATCGTAACATTGGCACCCATAGCTGTTGAAATGGAAAAAATGCTTCCTGGATCTATGGCAATGTTATTGGGAGCAATTGTGGGTGGAGCAATGTTTGGAGATAATTTATCTTTTATATCTGATACTACAATTGCAGCAACTCGTACGCAAGAAGTTGATATGAAATCAAAGTTCAAAGCGAATTTTAAAATAATTTTACCAGCAGCTATTATTTCAATTATATTATATTATTTCCTATCTCAGAGATTTGAAACGGCTAATGTGAATAATAATTTATTAGAATATGATTTAATATTATTGTTACCTTATTTATTAGTTTTCGGTTTAGCAATTGGCGGAATTAATGTGATTTGGTCTTTAATAATCGGAATCCTTTCATTTGTTGCAATTGGAATATTTTATAAATCAATTCCATTTTTAGACTTAATTTCTAGTATCAACAGTGGTTTTACAGGAATGTTTGAGCTAAGTATTTTATGTTTAATAATTGGTGGTGTTGTAGGAATTATTCGTTTTAACGGTGGATTAGAATTTATCATTGATAAATTAACAAAGAATATTAAATCAAAAAAACAGGCAGAATTAAGTATCGCAGGATTAGTAGCTTTGGCTGATGCTGCTTTAGCAAATAATACGATTGCAATTTTAATTGTAGGTCGTGTAGCGAAAGAAATTTCTAACAAACATGATTTAGAACCGAAACGTGTAGCAAGTATTTTAGATACCGTATCCTGTTTTGTACAAGGGATTATTCCTTATGGCGCACAGATTTTAGCTGCTGTTGCAGTAACAAAAATTGCTCAAGAAAACACCTATATGGTTTCTCCGGTGGATGTAATTTCCAACTTGTATTATCCTTTCCTAACTGGAATTTGCATTTTATTATTTATTCTCTTTATCAATAATAAACAATCAAAATTAATCTAA
- the mnmA gene encoding tRNA 2-thiouridine(34) synthase MnmA, protein MKRVVVGLSGGVDSSVTAYLLKEQGYDVIGLFMRNWNDASVTLEDECPWIEDSADALLIAEKLGIPFQVIDMSESYKERIVDYMFNEYEKGRTPNPDVLCNREIKFDLFLKTALDLGADYVATGHYARKSSTIDANGNEVFQLLKGVDNNKDQSYFLCQLSQDQLSKALFPIGELEKPEVRRIAKEQGLVTADKKDSQGLCFIGKVSLPEFLQQQLKAKKGDIIEIAKDWKGFQREIPTFNNKYEALDFEARGFSYTKGDGEIVGTHQGAHYFTRGQRKGLGVGGKVEPLFVIATDVNENIIYTGQGANHPGLLKKALFIKEDEVHWVREDLALKEGETMEVMARIRYRQPLQVATLHKAKEGMYVEFLNPQSAITEGQFCAWHIGDELVGSGVINY, encoded by the coding sequence ATGAAAAGAGTTGTCGTAGGACTTTCTGGAGGGGTAGATTCAAGCGTTACAGCATACCTTTTAAAAGAACAAGGTTATGATGTGATTGGTTTATTTATGCGTAACTGGAACGATGCTTCGGTGACATTGGAAGATGAATGTCCATGGATCGAAGATAGTGCAGATGCTTTATTGATTGCTGAAAAGTTAGGAATTCCTTTTCAGGTAATTGATATGTCTGAATCGTACAAGGAACGTATTGTTGATTATATGTTTAACGAGTATGAGAAGGGAAGAACACCTAATCCAGATGTTTTATGTAACCGCGAAATTAAATTCGATTTATTCTTAAAAACTGCTTTAGATTTAGGTGCTGATTATGTTGCGACAGGTCATTACGCTCGTAAATCATCTACAATTGATGCAAATGGTAATGAGGTATTTCAATTACTAAAAGGGGTAGATAATAACAAAGATCAATCGTATTTCTTATGTCAGTTATCTCAAGATCAATTATCAAAAGCTTTATTTCCAATTGGTGAATTAGAAAAACCAGAGGTTCGTCGCATTGCAAAAGAACAAGGTTTAGTTACAGCTGATAAAAAAGACTCTCAAGGTTTATGTTTCATCGGAAAAGTAAGTTTACCAGAATTCTTACAACAACAATTAAAAGCTAAAAAAGGTGATATAATTGAAATTGCTAAAGATTGGAAAGGTTTCCAAAGAGAAATACCAACTTTTAATAATAAATACGAAGCATTAGACTTTGAAGCGCGTGGTTTTTCTTATACAAAAGGTGATGGCGAAATTGTAGGAACACATCAAGGAGCTCATTATTTTACAAGAGGTCAGCGCAAAGGTTTAGGTGTTGGTGGTAAAGTGGAACCGTTATTTGTAATTGCTACTGATGTTAATGAAAATATTATTTACACAGGTCAAGGAGCAAATCATCCAGGTTTATTAAAGAAGGCTTTATTTATCAAGGAAGATGAGGTGCATTGGGTACGCGAAGATTTAGCTTTAAAAGAAGGTGAAACAATGGAAGTTATGGCGCGTATTCGTTACAGACAACCATTACAAGTTGCAACTTTACACAAAGCAAAAGAAGGAATGTATGTTGAATTTCTAAATCCACAATCTGCTATTACAGAAGGTCAATTTTGTGCTTGGCATATCGGAGATGAATTAGTAGGTTCAGGCGTTATCAATTACTAA
- a CDS encoding alpha/beta hydrolase, translating to MISKNWIYYILLVVFFTACSASHNVPQSQVPNNFINPNITSVFVDQNGNFFPNQWKDKYGQPKGNATRKEFSLMKIAAENGNTDDLTKFENSQLKGFADRVKNKKRIIIFIHGINNNYMESLTNYNKARTLMDLNNQKDEVVNFYWDGLKSNNIFGTAKVWVSATTNSQLAGEYGLRRILNAVNNKEIYIISHSRGAAVVMSALKNPVLNEVEKRIATKHHYLDIQKVEPLKENNNKIYSIMLAPAIGVKDFKEDDGSFKVFSDQLKSISSTINNTDFVLGKGKTGILSSSFTSTDFGFNPETFEEISKQYQLCDYTDFTGQKSHNFKDYITNPKFKEILRKFKLAK from the coding sequence ATGATTTCTAAAAACTGGATATATTACATTTTATTAGTTGTATTTTTTACAGCGTGTTCAGCTTCACACAATGTGCCTCAATCACAGGTTCCAAATAATTTTATTAACCCTAATATTACAAGTGTTTTTGTAGATCAAAACGGGAATTTTTTTCCAAATCAGTGGAAAGATAAATATGGTCAACCCAAAGGAAATGCAACACGTAAAGAATTTTCATTAATGAAAATTGCAGCAGAGAATGGAAATACAGATGATTTAACAAAGTTTGAAAATTCTCAATTAAAAGGTTTTGCTGATCGTGTAAAAAATAAAAAGCGAATTATAATTTTTATACATGGAATTAATAACAATTACATGGAAAGTTTAACGAATTATAATAAAGCAAGAACTTTAATGGATCTTAATAATCAGAAAGACGAAGTGGTTAATTTTTATTGGGATGGATTAAAATCTAATAATATTTTTGGGACAGCAAAAGTGTGGGTTAGTGCAACAACCAACAGTCAATTGGCCGGTGAATATGGATTAAGGAGAATTCTAAACGCAGTTAATAACAAAGAAATTTACATTATTTCGCATAGTAGAGGAGCAGCAGTTGTAATGAGTGCGCTTAAAAATCCAGTTTTGAATGAGGTTGAAAAACGTATCGCTACAAAACATCATTATTTGGATATTCAGAAAGTTGAACCTTTAAAAGAAAATAATAATAAAATTTATAGCATTATGCTTGCACCAGCAATAGGTGTCAAAGATTTTAAAGAAGATGATGGATCCTTTAAAGTGTTTTCTGATCAATTAAAATCAATATCGAGTACGATTAATAATACTGATTTTGTTTTAGGTAAAGGAAAAACCGGAATTTTATCAAGTAGTTTTACTTCAACTGATTTTGGATTTAATCCTGAAACTTTTGAAGAAATTTCAAAACAATATCAACTTTGTGATTATACAGATTTTACTGGTCAAAAATCACATAATTTTAAAGATTACATCACAAATCCGAAGTTTAAAGAAATTCTAAGAAAATTTAAATTAGCCAAATAA
- a CDS encoding metallophosphoesterase family protein, whose product MKKILLLSDTHSYIDDRIIEYAKQADEIWHAGDIGAIDVMDQLEKIKPVRAVYGNIDDQTVRAVYPLNNRFTIEGVDVWITHIGGYPGKYNPKIRKEITENPPKVFICGHSHILKVMPDKDLGLIHLNPGAVGKHGFHQVRTMLRFDVNNGKLENLEVIEFKK is encoded by the coding sequence TTGAAGAAAATTCTTTTACTTTCAGATACACATTCTTACATCGATGATAGAATTATAGAATACGCTAAACAAGCCGACGAAATTTGGCATGCTGGTGATATTGGAGCTATAGATGTAATGGATCAGTTAGAAAAAATAAAACCCGTTCGTGCTGTTTACGGAAATATCGACGACCAAACGGTAAGAGCTGTATATCCTTTAAATAATCGTTTTACGATAGAAGGTGTAGATGTCTGGATAACGCATATTGGTGGGTATCCTGGAAAATATAATCCTAAAATTAGAAAAGAAATTACAGAAAATCCTCCGAAAGTTTTTATTTGTGGTCACTCGCATATTCTGAAAGTTATGCCTGATAAAGATTTAGGATTAATTCATTTAAATCCTGGAGCAGTTGGAAAACATGGTTTTCATCAAGTTAGAACGATGTTGCGTTTTGATGTAAATAACGGAAAATTAGAAAATTTAGAAGTAATCGAATTTAAAAAGTAA
- the truA gene encoding tRNA pseudouridine(38-40) synthase TruA codes for MRYFLELAYNGKNYYGWQIQPNQISVQETIETRLSKILGQKNSIVGAGRTDTGVHAKKMYAHFDFDGELKKDLVKHLNSFLPKDIAIYKIHEMDPEAHARFDATSRSYNYFISPFKNPFTFDSAWVFNRELDLDKMNDAAQLLIKKGDFGSFAKLHTDVKTNICDVKEAFWRVNEDGQFVFQITADRFLRNMVRAIVGTLVEVGIGKITKEDLAKIIEDQNRGSAGASAPAHGLYLVDVQYPKELFRNEFK; via the coding sequence TTGCGTTACTTTTTAGAATTAGCATATAACGGAAAAAACTATTATGGTTGGCAAATTCAACCCAATCAAATTTCTGTACAAGAAACTATCGAAACACGTTTATCAAAAATATTAGGTCAAAAAAATTCAATCGTAGGAGCAGGTCGAACAGATACAGGTGTACATGCAAAAAAGATGTATGCTCATTTTGATTTTGATGGAGAATTGAAAAAAGATTTAGTAAAACATCTTAATTCATTCTTACCAAAAGATATAGCGATTTATAAAATTCATGAAATGGATCCAGAAGCGCATGCGCGTTTTGATGCTACTTCACGTTCCTATAATTATTTTATATCACCATTTAAAAATCCATTTACGTTTGATAGTGCTTGGGTTTTTAATCGCGAATTAGATTTAGATAAAATGAACGATGCTGCACAATTGTTAATTAAGAAGGGAGATTTCGGAAGTTTTGCTAAATTGCATACAGATGTAAAAACGAATATTTGTGATGTAAAAGAAGCTTTTTGGCGCGTGAACGAAGATGGACAATTTGTTTTTCAAATCACTGCCGATCGTTTTTTACGCAACATGGTTCGTGCAATAGTTGGTACATTGGTAGAAGTCGGAATTGGAAAAATTACGAAAGAAGATTTAGCCAAAATAATAGAAGATCAAAACAGGGGATCAGCCGGAGCATCTGCACCAGCACATGGTTTGTATCTTGTAGATGTGCAATATCCTAAAGAATTATTTAGAAATGAGTTCAAATAA